TGGCGCTTGTCTTCGAGAGCCTCGGCGTGCTTCTCGTGTTTTTGTGCCTCCTTGATTTCGGAGATGCGCGTTCGCAGTTCGCTTGCGCGATCACGAGCCGTCATAGGAACGAATCTCCGCATAGTCGTTTACGACGGATTGCATCGCTTGGAACTCCTTCGTCACTTGGTCGATCATTCTCTGGGCAGCGACAGCACCGCCATTTTCGAGCCTTGCGCTCATACTTTTCTCGATATCCTCGAAGATCTGTAGGAGGTATACACCCAACCCCCCGGTCACTTGAATGGCCTCTGTGAAATCATAGGTGAGGGCATGCAGAGTGGTGCCATCTCGCTGCTCGTGGCTAGCGAGTGCGGCGTGGGCAAGGGCATCAGCTATGGCGATGTCACGAAACTGGCCAAGTAGGTGGCGTACTTCTCGAATATTGCCCGTATCGCAAAGGCCCAACTGATTGGCTTCTGTGAGGAGGCTCCGGATCTCGTCGATCGTGGCTTGTTTGTCGAATTCTTCCCCTAGCCACTCGGTGGTCTTGGTGCGCCAATCCTTGAGTTCGTCTTGGCGGGCTTTGATACCGCGTTGTGCAGTGCTTGCGAAGGAATCGTGGCCTTTGGGACCCTCGGAGAATTGCCATTTCTTCAGGAATTCTCGAACCGGTCCCACGAGGCTAGCGACGTCGATGGCATAGACCTTGGTACCCGACGACCCCTGACGGGCAGCAGCGAGTTCAATGAGGTCGACTCGGCTTCGGTATCCATGCCCTTGCGCTTCACACCTATACGGCGAAGGAGTGGAAAGAGAAACATGGCGACGCGCCGATGTCTCCGCCATGCCACGGTGGCAGCGCCACGCAGCAGTGAGAGGCTCCCTGACCCGAAAGATCTCCGCGGCAGGTGCTGATTCCTGCTATGTGCGCCAGGTAGCTATCGGCAACCAGGAACTTGAAGTACTAATAAAGCGAAGCCGTCGTAAAACAATGGTGCTGTATGTGTCTCCCGACATGCCAGTTGAGTTGCGCGTTCCATTGAAATGTCCCTGGCTCGAGATCGATGCTTTCCTGGAGTCGAGGTTGGGCTGGATTGAACAAGCTCGCAAAGAACTGGCCGATGTTCCGTGTGTGGAAAAGCCGCGGTTTATTGATGGGTCTGTTCACCGTTATCTCGGTTCCGACTACTCATTAATGCTTGTTCGTGGAAAACCGAACCTCGTAGAACAGCTTCAGGATGCTATTGTTGTACGTTGCATGAAACCGGAAAGTGAATCGCTGATAGCGCGTCACCTGAACCAGTGGTATCGCTTGCAGGCGAATAGACTATTCCCCATTCGAATCGAGAATTGTTTGAAGTTGTTCAGCCAGCCAATACCCTACAGGAAAATGACAACGCGCAAGATGAAAGCTCGCTGGGGTAGTTGCTCAGGCAATGGTGAAATATGCCTGAATTCGATGCTGGTACAAATGCCCACTGACGCCATCGACTTTGTGATAGCGCATGAATTGTGTCATTTGCGCCATTTTGCCCATAACAAATCGTTTTATCGGTTGCTGTCTACCGTGATGCCGGATTGGAGAGAACGCGAGAAGTTGTTAGAGTTTTCTTAGTTGACTGAATCGTCAGGTGTCAGCAAGTCCTCTAGCTGAGGCCACAAGTCGTCCAATAGTAATACCTGGGCTTCCGGCGTCGGATGCATGCCGTCTCGCTGCAACAAAGCGTCGCCCGTGGCCACGCCTTCAAGCAGAAATGGTAGAAAGGGCACGTTGAACTTTGCAGCCACCTGGACGAACAGCTGTTCAAAGGCTCTGGTATAACGGCGGCCGTAGTTCGGCGGTAACACCATACCAACCAGTAGGACATTAGCACCGGATATCAGGATGGCATCAATCATACCTGACAGGTTCTCGCGAATCTTGTCGATAGGGTAGCCACAAAGACCGTCGTTGCCCCCGAGTTCGAGCACGACCTTCTTTTTGCCCGACTTGGCCTTGAGCGCCCAGCCGACTCCCGGGGAACCGGTAAAGGAGAGCAGCTTCAGCCGATCGTCGGTGGTGAAGAGATCCGCACCGTCCCGGCGCGCGGGCAAAATCGAGAAGGCCCCCTTGGGCAGATCGGTCTCCGCCAACACCTCTCCAATGATCAAGGCCCCGATGGGTGTTGCGCTCGCGGGCTTCATCACGAACGGGCATCCCGCCGCGATGGCCGGCGCCACTTTGTGTGCGGCGAGGTTGAGTGGAAAGTTGAAGGGACTGATGAACGATGCCGCGCCCACCGGAACCCGCTTCCACATCCCTGTGTAGTTCGCCGCGCGGGGGGTATTGTCCATCGGTATGACTTCGCCGTAGATCCGCGTCGCTTCTTCGGCCCCGATGCGGAACGTTTCGATCAATCGGGTGACCTCGCCTCGGGAATCTTTGATCGGCTTGCCGGCTTCGATGCACAGGGCCAGGGCGAGTTCTTCGGCTCTTTCTTCGAAACGATTCGCGCAGTGATTGAGCACGTCCCGACGCGCATAGGCGGGAAATTCGCGCATCGCCTTTTCCGCGCCGACCGCCAGCCCGATCGCCTTGTCTATGGCCGCGGGATCGGCGAGCGGCACCCGGGTCGCCACTTTGCCCGTGTATTTGTCAATGATGTCGAGATCGGTGTTGGGGGTCTGCGGCTCACTGCCGAGATAGTAGGGGTAGGTTTCTTGGAGCATTTGGATCTCCCGATGACTTGGGTTGGCTGATATTTTCTTCGCGTTCTTCTCGAGTTAGATCGGGCAGGCGATGTTTCCCAACCGTTCGGTAAGTAGATTGTTCTCTCGGTAGTCGATCGGGATCACCAGCAAGCTCGGACCGGGGGTCTGGAACGTTTTCTCGAGAGCCGCGACCAGCTCGGTGCTCTTGTCCACATAGATACCCTGCCAACCGAACGCAGCGGCGAGCTTCATCCAGTCTGGGTTGTCGAAGTCGAGTTCGGTGTGACGACCAAATTGGTTGTCCTGCTTCCACTTGATCAAGCCGTAGGCGTGATCTTCCCAGATCATCGCCGTGAGGGTCGTGTTGTAGCGTTTGGCGGTTTCCATGTCCTGCACGTTCATCAAGAACCCCGCGTCTCCACACACGGCGAGAATGCGCCGATCGGGAAAGACCATCGCGGCCGAGATCGCGCCGGGCAGGGCAAAGCCCATCGAACAGAAGCCGTTCGGGATGAGACACGTATTGGGTTCGTGACATTGGAAGTGTCGAGCGATCCACATTTTGTGGGCACCGACGTCCGAGAGCAGGATATCCTTCGGCCCGAGCACCTGGCGCGCATCCCACAGCGCCTTCTGCGGCTTGATCGCCCCCACTGCGTCGTCCTCGCTGTGTTCTGCGAGATCGGCCGCCATCTCCCGTCGCGCAGCCGCCTGGTACTTCAAATCGTACTTCGGAAGAGAACCCAGGGCGTCGAAGCGCTCGTTCAACATCCACAAAGTGTGGGCAAGGTCTCCGACGATCTCGACATCCACGCGATAGTTTTCGTCGACTTCCGCCGGCAGAAAATCGATGTGGATCAGCTTGTGATCGGTGTTCGCGTTCCAGAGTCGCGGGTGATACTCGACCATGTCGTAGCCGAGGCAGATGACCACGTCCGCGGCGTCTATGGCGCAGGTTGCATGGTCCTTCGACTGAAGCCCGACGGTGTAAAGACATTGCTCGGAGTCCATGTCCACACAACCCTTGGCCATGAAGGTGCTGACCACACCAATGCCTGTCTTTTCCACGAAGTGTCGCAGCTGGACGCTCGCGCGTTTTCGAATCGTTCCATTGCCCGCGAGAATGATCGGCCGCTTTGCAGCCGCGATCATGTCGAAAGCTTCGTCCACGATCTTGTCTGCGGGGACTGCCCGGCGAACCCGCTGGGAGGCAATGGGTTCGGCGTCGGTCTCCATCGCGGCGATGTCCTCCGCCAGTTCCACGTGACAGGCCCCGGGCTTTTCCTGCTTCGCGAGCTTGAACGCCTTGCGGAGCACCTCGGGAATATTGTCCGGGTGGAGGATCGAGTGGGCCCACTTGGTGACGGGCTTGAACATGCTGACCACGTCCATGGCCTGGTGACTTTCCTTGTGCTGGCGCTTGCTATCCGCCTGCCCGGTCAACACCACCATGGGCGATCGGTCCATATTTGAATCCGCCACACCGGTGATCAGGTTCGTCGCACCGGGACCGAGGGTGCCGAGGCAGATCCCCGGCTGACCCGTGAGCCTGCCGTGCACCTCGGCCATGAAGGCGGCGCCCTGTTCGTGCCGCGTCAAGATGAACTGAATCTGATCCGATTCGGTCAGGGACATCATGAAGTCAGCATTTTCTTCGCCGGGAACGCCAAAAATCCGCGTCACGCCCTCGATTTCGAGACACTTCACGAATACATCGGAAGCCTTCATCGGTTCCTCCCTTCGTCGTCCGCGCTCTCCGGATTTTCCGGGTCTACGGGATTCAAATCGTTTGCGAAACGCCAGTCAATCCAACTGCACCGGTGCTGTTTGCGGATCTTTCTTCGCGATACCGCTATGCTCGCGGAATTCGGATGATAAATCGCTGTCTCTCGCCGGTCTAGGCCCGGCTATGACGCAATTTTCAGCATCGAGGACCGACAAGGTCGAGCCCGGAGTGGCGTTGCGGCCACGATCATTCGGGCCTTCTCCGCGAAATCTGGGGCAAAACTCGCAATTGCTCGCAATCGAAGGACGAACAGACCGTCGAGGCAAGGCGCAAAGATGGGTAATCAAAGCTAGCATCCCGACACGACGAGCGGCTGCTGATCTCAGCCGCTGGGAAAGGGATCCGGGCCAAACTCCGAACAAGATCTCCTGTACCGGCGTCGGCAACATCATCTGCAGCAAAAACGGTACAAACAAACACAAGAACTGGGTGCCGCCCGCATGACTTCGCGGCCCCATACCTGGAAGGACCATAGGTGAGCATTCATCCGCTGATCGCACTCGCGACAGACAGACAAGTCAAGCAGGCCAAGGGTTTTCGCGGCGCCGCCGCCGAGCTAACTGGCGCATCCCTCGAACCCCTCTACAAAGAAGAGGTGGCCGGGGCACCCAAGCGCCGCGATCAGGACAAGAAATACTTTGGCATCAAAACCATTCGCACCCCCTCGGCGCGACAGAACGGCAAAGACGACAAACACTTTGCTCTCTCCGCCGGCAACTATGCCCGGGGTGGAGGCGACGCAGCCAAGCTTCCCGACGGCAGCGAACTCCTGATCATCGATGGGCTCGTCCCGCTGCGCACCGCCGCACCGAACAAATCACTCGGCGATCAAGACCCCAACAAGGGAGTCGACGACGTCGGCTTGATCGGCTTGCTGCCCGACAACCGCATCGCCGTGATCTGCGTCAAGTACTTGAAGCCGGAAGCCACCCACAGTGGCGCCGGTGATACCCCGCTGCGACTGCTGCTCGCGACCCTTGCGCAAGCCGCCATCGTCGATGCAAATCAACAGGCCTTCCGCGACGAGATCATGGAAGCAACGGAACGGACCACCTCGGACGAGGCTCCTGCGATCGTGATCGCTGCTTCTCCACGCTACTGGGAAATCT
Above is a window of Myxococcales bacterium DNA encoding:
- a CDS encoding M48 family metallopeptidase codes for the protein MERETWRRADVSAMPRWQRHAAVRGSLTRKISAAGADSCYVRQVAIGNQELEVLIKRSRRKTMVLYVSPDMPVELRVPLKCPWLEIDAFLESRLGWIEQARKELADVPCVEKPRFIDGSVHRYLGSDYSLMLVRGKPNLVEQLQDAIVVRCMKPESESLIARHLNQWYRLQANRLFPIRIENCLKLFSQPIPYRKMTTRKMKARWGSCSGNGEICLNSMLVQMPTDAIDFVIAHELCHLRHFAHNKSFYRLLSTVMPDWREREKLLEFS
- a CDS encoding aldehyde dehydrogenase family protein; this translates as MLQETYPYYLGSEPQTPNTDLDIIDKYTGKVATRVPLADPAAIDKAIGLAVGAEKAMREFPAYARRDVLNHCANRFEERAEELALALCIEAGKPIKDSRGEVTRLIETFRIGAEEATRIYGEVIPMDNTPRAANYTGMWKRVPVGAASFISPFNFPLNLAAHKVAPAIAAGCPFVMKPASATPIGALIIGEVLAETDLPKGAFSILPARRDGADLFTTDDRLKLLSFTGSPGVGWALKAKSGKKKVVLELGGNDGLCGYPIDKIRENLSGMIDAILISGANVLLVGMVLPPNYGRRYTRAFEQLFVQVAAKFNVPFLPFLLEGVATGDALLQRDGMHPTPEAQVLLLDDLWPQLEDLLTPDDSVN
- a CDS encoding acetolactate synthase large subunit, which produces MKASDVFVKCLEIEGVTRIFGVPGEENADFMMSLTESDQIQFILTRHEQGAAFMAEVHGRLTGQPGICLGTLGPGATNLITGVADSNMDRSPMVVLTGQADSKRQHKESHQAMDVVSMFKPVTKWAHSILHPDNIPEVLRKAFKLAKQEKPGACHVELAEDIAAMETDAEPIASQRVRRAVPADKIVDEAFDMIAAAKRPIILAGNGTIRKRASVQLRHFVEKTGIGVVSTFMAKGCVDMDSEQCLYTVGLQSKDHATCAIDAADVVICLGYDMVEYHPRLWNANTDHKLIHIDFLPAEVDENYRVDVEIVGDLAHTLWMLNERFDALGSLPKYDLKYQAAARREMAADLAEHSEDDAVGAIKPQKALWDARQVLGPKDILLSDVGAHKMWIARHFQCHEPNTCLIPNGFCSMGFALPGAISAAMVFPDRRILAVCGDAGFLMNVQDMETAKRYNTTLTAMIWEDHAYGLIKWKQDNQFGRHTELDFDNPDWMKLAAAFGWQGIYVDKSTELVAALEKTFQTPGPSLLVIPIDYRENNLLTERLGNIACPI